Proteins from a genomic interval of Ensifer canadensis:
- a CDS encoding ABC transporter permease yields MLRLPNLFRLLALALLIAFLVQPQWFEPLLRPLVQENAPAIYNQGSLLQLTFLHLRTVAIATAGATVVALALAILVTRTSGAEFLPLSRSLVNIGQTFPPVAVLALAVPIFGFGEKPTLIALFLYGLLPIFENALTGLTTLPPSIMEAARGTGMTGRQRLMKIELPLAMPVILAGIRLSVVISLATATIGSTVAARTLGEVIIAGLQSNNLAFVVQGGLIVAVLAVLIHDALQAAERSISSRMGR; encoded by the coding sequence ATGCTGCGTCTTCCCAACCTGTTCCGGCTGCTTGCTCTAGCCCTTCTGATCGCGTTTCTGGTCCAGCCGCAGTGGTTCGAGCCGCTGTTGCGACCGCTTGTGCAGGAGAATGCGCCGGCCATCTATAACCAGGGCAGCCTGCTGCAACTGACGTTTCTGCATCTGCGCACTGTCGCGATTGCAACGGCTGGCGCGACGGTGGTCGCGCTGGCTCTGGCGATCCTGGTGACACGCACTTCCGGAGCAGAATTCCTGCCGCTTTCGCGCAGCCTTGTGAACATCGGCCAGACGTTTCCGCCGGTTGCGGTGCTGGCGCTCGCCGTGCCGATCTTCGGCTTCGGCGAGAAGCCGACGCTGATTGCGCTCTTCCTCTACGGCCTGCTGCCGATCTTCGAGAATGCTCTGACTGGGCTTACGACCTTGCCGCCTTCGATCATGGAGGCGGCGCGGGGCACCGGCATGACCGGGCGCCAGCGGCTGATGAAAATCGAACTGCCGCTGGCGATGCCGGTCATCCTCGCCGGCATCCGGCTCTCCGTGGTGATCAGTCTGGCGACGGCGACGATCGGCTCGACGGTCGCGGCAAGGACGCTCGGCGAGGTGATCATCGCCGGCCTCCAGTCGAACAATCTCGCCTTCGTCGTACAAGGCGGCCTCATCGTCGCGGTGCTCGCGGTGTTGATCCACGACGCCTTGCAGGCAGCCGAACGAAGCATCAGTTCTCGAATGGGACGGTAG
- a CDS encoding ABC transporter ATP-binding protein gives MIEIEGITKRYGETTVVRDVRLTIAPRTVTVIVGTSGSGKTTLLRMINRLVEPTSGTIRLDGEDNRSLPGYELRRRIGYAIQGHGLFPHRTVAQNIASVPTLLGWDRARIDAKVAELLTLFQLDPAAFGPRYPHELSGGQQQRVGVARALAAEPKVLLMDEPFGALDPIIRAKAQDDLLAIQKHFETTVVLVTHDMEEAFHLADRIAVMDKGEVVQYATPAEMLVKPATAFVESLIGAGERPFRLLAIEPVSSAVEPGTAEGEAISSAASQREALSTLLWSGRKALPVVGPDGVLIGKVSLESLAQRAAGPS, from the coding sequence ATGATCGAGATCGAAGGCATTACCAAGCGCTATGGCGAAACCACTGTCGTCAGGGATGTCCGCCTGACGATCGCGCCGCGCACGGTTACCGTTATCGTCGGCACGTCCGGTTCCGGCAAGACGACGCTGCTTAGGATGATCAATCGTCTGGTCGAACCGACATCGGGCACGATCAGGCTCGATGGCGAGGATAACCGCTCGTTGCCGGGCTACGAGCTGCGTCGCCGGATCGGCTATGCGATCCAGGGGCACGGGTTGTTTCCACATCGCACGGTCGCTCAGAACATCGCCAGCGTGCCGACGCTGCTCGGCTGGGATCGCGCCCGCATAGACGCGAAGGTCGCCGAGCTGCTGACGCTTTTTCAGCTCGACCCCGCGGCGTTCGGCCCGCGCTATCCGCACGAACTCTCCGGCGGCCAGCAGCAGCGCGTCGGCGTTGCCCGCGCGCTTGCGGCAGAGCCGAAGGTGCTGCTGATGGACGAGCCCTTCGGCGCGCTCGACCCGATCATTCGCGCCAAGGCCCAGGACGACCTGCTGGCGATCCAGAAACATTTCGAAACGACTGTTGTCCTCGTCACGCACGACATGGAGGAGGCTTTCCATCTGGCCGACCGGATTGCGGTCATGGACAAGGGCGAGGTGGTGCAATACGCAACGCCGGCCGAAATGCTCGTCAAACCGGCGACCGCTTTCGTCGAGAGCCTGATCGGGGCCGGTGAGCGCCCGTTTCGCCTGCTGGCGATCGAGCCGGTGTCATCAGCCGTTGAACCGGGTACCGCTGAGGGAGAGGCGATCTCAAGCGCTGCCAGTCAACGCGAGGCCCTGTCGACGCTTCTCTGGTCCGGCCGCAAGGCTCTTCCCGTCGTCGGCCCCGATGGTGTCCTCATCGGCAAGGTCAGTCTTGAAAGCTTGGCGCAGCGTGCCGCGGGGCCATCGTGA